A window of Heteronotia binoei isolate CCM8104 ecotype False Entrance Well chromosome 17, APGP_CSIRO_Hbin_v1, whole genome shotgun sequence genomic DNA:
tggcagtctgatcgataatatccggaacaaagatattcggaacagaaccgggtcagtttaacacggactcaacccgctgtgtgaacagggccaaagATGATGTCTGCTGATAGGGTTACCATCCTCCTGGTgagacctagagatctcccagaattacaagttatcaccagatgacagagatcagccaTCCTCAAGGAtgtggctgttttggagagtgggctgTATGGCCCTAGACCCCAGCCGGGGGTGGGAGAACCCTCACTTTTGTAGGGGTCTTCTCTGCCACCGGCCATCtggctgagggggggagggaaatcccaccccaaTCTGATCCAAAAGGCAATGTGACATCACGTGGCAATGCTCTACTTttggggtaaaactctatggtaaaatcagctacaaaccatagactttagctcaaaaactagagtgtcaacCCCCTCCTTAACATCTGCGATGTGGTGATATCATTTCTGGATTATTTACagcggggtagccaaactgtggcttggcagCTACATgaggctctttcgcacatactgtgtggctctcaaagcccccaccatcccgttggccagcttgggaaacacatttctctcttcaaatcacctCTCCAAGTGATTTAAGtgcattggagaatgcatttaaagttaaagttgctttctttccgcctccccatctctttgccttccttctttcccattttgcagctctcaaacatctgaccattCTTGTCTtctggctcccaaacatctggcatttgttCCTTGTGGCTCTGatgataagcaagtttggccacccctgatttacaggCTGCAGTCATCCTGGAAAGTGGGGTTTTATTCCCATATTATGTCAGGAGGGAGCAAGGATGAGAAAAAGTGGCTTGCCTATACACATCTATACATCATGTATAGAtagatgtatagatggtatatgactccaaaaaaattagcaaagatgaacaacaagatgccagataggtgttggaaatgtaaaaagcacgaaggttctttctaccatatgtggtggacttgtgaaagggctaaaatgttttggcaaatgattcagcaagagatttctaagattttgggataagaattcaataaagtggcagagacttttctgctgggattacaaatggaaaaatttccaaaagaagacagaactttaatatggtacttgctctcagctgctaggacattgtatgcgcagctgtggaagcaagaaaaaataccagagaaacgggattggattacaaaagttatgtcatggagtgaaatggacaaattaacaagaaaattaagagactatgatttggaactttttaagttggagtggaagaaattcagaagatacgtagaaaaagagtggaaaataaaaggacattggacaatctttgataatgattaaggtttttaaaataagaatataactgttggttgttgttttttctttaatagttaaatgtacctttaatatttgtttcctttaagtaaataacacttgcaagggtcaagtaacagggggaggggtgggggaaaagtaagatatggggtagaaagttttttcttttactttaagtttttataagttgtagatatagttttgctaccatatgttactaataaaattgtttattacaaaaaaaaagaaaaagcggCTTGCCTAAGGCTAAGTGTGAATGAAATTTGAGCCCAGAGCAATGAAATTTGAGCCTAGAGCAATCAAATTTGAACCCAGAGTTTCCTGCTTTGCAGCTTAGCCTGCGCTTACCTGTTTTACAGGTAACAAACAAATGAACAGCCTCTAGTGAGGACTAGGCTTGATGTAGGCTTGCTCAGCAGTGACTTTCTCACCTGTTTTTTACCACTTTGAAGATCACAATCCCCAGCAGGGTACAGAGGAGGAGgcctccagcagcacccccgCATGCCATGAACAGCAGGGTAGAGCGtcctgcaaaagagagagagtgtaAGAAGGGAAAGGTGTGTCACATTCGCTTTAAAAGGCAAACAACTCAGGCTAACGTTGTTGCCAACTGACCTGGAAATGATCTGGTGTGTTCCTGTGCCTTTGAGAATAGTTGGGCATAAATTACCAGTTAAAAGAAGCTTATTTCCGTGGTCTGACAAGTTACTTAAGTTGCTGCTTCCTCAGCTAAAGCagctgttaaaggcacaggagcaGAGCCTGGTAAAAAAAGTTGGCGACTTTACTTGAGGAAGATGGCGGACTACaaatggcatatatatatatttttaaaagtctctgtTCTCAGACATTCTCTCCCACCTGCCTCTGGCCTTACCTGCTTGGTAGGTGGGCAAGGTGACCCGGCTGGGCCCGTGAAGGTTGGTAACCAAGCAGGACACGTTGGCCAGGCTGGATGCAGGGCCCCTCAGCACGCCAACAATGGTGTGCCCCATTGAAGCTGAGGCGGCCTGCAGCTCCGAGCTGTTGAAGTCCTCAGGAATGGTCTGGTTTGGCAGGTGCCACTCAATGCCCGGCGCTGGGTTTCCTTCTGCCAAGCAATAGCATGTGACAGTCTCTCCAGTCCTGGACATGGTGCAGTTCCCTTCTGGCAGGATGACTGGTTTGTCTGCAAAGAGGGCATTTGCTGCCATGATCCTGAGCCCAAAGACCCCCAACCCCACTCCAAACCCACCCTGGTGCCCTCCAACACTTTCCTTGATATTCTTGGAAAGTGGGCATGTCCCAGTGTTGTTTCTGCCcatcaaggcttctgattggctactggggATTTGGTTGGCTTTGAGGATgcttaaaaacattgctttggcagcacctGCCCCCCACTGCACAAGGGTTTACACTGAGTGACTGCAGGTAAgctatgacagccattttgtggctggcaccacctcctgtggcaaccattttgcggcaaccattttgtggctctgCCGGCCCGTagtcagaaaattttgggtggaggggcccctgAGGTAAGAAATTGGgtgctggggggaaggggggctccctcttttacaactgatctcctgttgacagagatcagctcccctggagaaatggctgctttgaagggtggactctatggcattggaccatgctgaggctcctcccctctctcagatccacccccaaagtctctagggattttccaacccagacctggcaaccctaccttgccaTTCCTCCAAGGCACTTGCGGCAGGTCTCCCTTCCTCATTTGCTAATGTAAGCGACTAAAAACTATGTTCAAAAAGTTGACACCCCTCCTATGAGGATATGTAAACGTTGTCCTAAATCTAGTAATAATGAAAGGAGGAAATACGGTCGCCATCTTACACTGCACATTGAGGTAGGCAGGGGGTGAGTCCTCTCCCATCCCAACGTCATTCTCCGCAACGCAGTAATATGGCCCGGAATCCCTCTTGATGTCTGTCAGCTTTGCCTCCTGCCCAGTGCCTGCTCCCCGGAGCGGTGCCTTGCGTGGCCCAAAAAACCAGCGGTAACTGAGGGCAGGGGGGTTACTGTGGCTGCTACATCGCAGGGTGACGCTGTCTCCTTCCTTCAAGGTCGAGTTCCCCACCACAGAGATGACCGCATCCTTTGGGGAATCTGGAAGAAACAATCGGGTTGGGGTCCACCCCACGGGCTGTTCTTGCGCACACTCAGCCTGAGGAGCCCTATGCCTCACCTATCATACAGCCCCTGCACCCCCACTTGTTCTTTTCATTGCTGATGGTTACTGCAAAATTTGAGTATTCTCTGCCATGTATCATAAAGTTCAGCACCAGGAATAGCCAGATTGTAAACGTTCAGCACCAGGAGTCACAAGATTATAAAGCTTCAGCGCTAAAAGCCAATGAGATTTCACAAGTCTCCTGGTAGTTTAAGAACAAAGGAATGGCTCagttgcagatttttaaaatccagaacGCATAGGAATgtcgttccagctggcttggcatcagggggtgtggcctaatatgcaaatgagtccctgctgggctttttctaccaaaaaaagaggcCCTGCTCAGTTGTATCAGCCTTATGCACACAGCTCCAAGTCAGACACAGTGGCTTGAATCTTATGACATCATCCCCCTTGTGCTTTTCATCAGCCACTGCAGAGGTTTTTCTCTGTTGCAATGCCACTTCTTCTCCTGGCACTTCTGTGCAGACAAGGGTTCCTTGAAACCATTAATTTTGCACACCCCAAAGTGCTAGCTGCAGAGAAGGAGAGATTAGCAATGGGGGAAAAGCTCCATAGTAGCTGGACCAAAGCACGAAAAGGATAGATGCcatagaggtaaaggtagtctcccctgtgcaaggaccaggctgttactgacccatggggtgatgtcacatcaagacattttcttgacagactttttatgaggtggtttgccattgccttccccagtcatctacactttccccccagcaagttggatattcattttaccaaccttagaaggatggaaggctgagtcaaccttgagccggcagagcttggactgcagtactgcagctgaccactctgagccacggggcaaATATGTCTGAATCCAAGCCAGTATATCTGAGTATCAAGGGATAAGGGGCCAATTATAACTTTGGGCTTTTGTCTTCATATCCTAGAActgtagagttggaagagacctccagggtcatctagtccaacctcctgcacaatgcagacaATCCATAAATACCTTGCCACACACACGCCCCAAGTTACTGTTCCAtgaccagaaaatggcaaaaaaaaccccaaaacccaagcCCCTCAAGGATTCCTTGCCAAAAaggtctggagaaaattgcttcctgatcccaaagtggagATTAGTTTTTCCTTGGCTGTGATTCCTAGAATCAacaggctcagggcttttttttttttttagcatattaggccacacactgctgatgtagccaatcctccaagagcttacagggctcttagtacagggcctactgtaaactccagaaggattggctacatcaggagtgtgtggtccaCTATGCAAGGGAGTAGGTGGGGGAGGCAGCTGCTTAGGGCACTACCCTCCTGGGTGCACCAGCAGGCGCCAccttactccccttgccccttccccttcctGGGAAGGTGCTGCTCGGCTGCTGTGCTCTTCAAAGTTTTCcttagaagcctccaaagagcatgaTTTTTAACCCGAAGAGCATAGTGCAGGGAGAAATTGGTGGTGCGGcaggcagcactcttgtgcaccaCCCACTGCTCTCCGCCCCACACTTGCTGccctgcacgatgatgtcacaaAATAAACTTTGTTAAGGGAGCTTGTTGGGAGGGGGGCATGGTGCAGGGGTCTGCatggagtggcagaacccctagttcTGGGCCCGAAAAAAGCCCCGGGCAGTCCTCTTTCTAGTGGGATCACCTAATGTTTGAGAAAGGGCAAGGGCCTCCCATGCGGTTAAATTGAAGTATAGCTATAGGATTGGCCCCTCATTTATTGATGGTAAACCTGCATTTGCAGCAACTATATGACAGGTGGAGTCATCTGTTACAGCCTTTTAGGATACAGAAGTGACCCTTGCTGCATTTTCACCTCTGACAGCAGGGGGGGGAGTGGTAACCCTACACAAACTGCTCTAGATAATGGGCaggaaattctagcaggagctcctttacgtattaggccaccccccgccccggatgtagccaatcctcctggaggtaccagtaggccctgtaagaagagccttgtaagctcttggaggattggctacatccaggggtgtgtgacctaatatgcaaatgagctcctgctagaattccacccctgataatggGGATAGTAATATTAATATGCATTTGTTTGCTGACCTTGAGTGGCATCAGGAATTATCCTTCCATATCACCTCAGTAATTCTTTTAGTCAAGCCACTGGAATCcaaagaggcaggaaaggaagtGTGGACCTTTGAAACAGATCAGAGCATCTCTCAGTTGGAACCAGTAAATCGCTGCAGAATGTTAAACAGGAAGTTACTAGAGCCCCTGAGTTGGTGCTGTAGTAATCCCAGAACATCAGCCCAAACACAGGGCCAGCAGTGTTCCCAGAGAGATAGTCCGTAACTGAAATCAGATCTGCTAGCGCTAGATTTCTTCTTCATTGACACTTCATGTGCTAGACAAAATGGAGCTCAGCAAGCATCTAGTCCTCACGGTGACTGGAAGTTTAAAAAATGGCTTTTGCTGATTGAGGTTCAAATTATTGTCCCTTgcactcctccccctctcccacaaATTACTCACATTTGACCTGCAGGGTGATACCATTGCGCGACTGTTGTTCGGTGGGGAAGGTGGCCGTGCACTGGAGATATTTGCCATTGTCCTTGTGGGAGGGGACATAGCTAAGCTGCGACTCTGTCCGCCAGACTCCCCCCGCCAGACGTTCTTGGACAGTCACAGCCTTCCCTCCCATGAGGTTCCAGGTGAAGTTTGGCGGGTTCAAGGGACAGGTGTGTAGAGCCGAGCAAGTCAGCAAAGTCTGATCACCTTCGGTCAATAACCCCGGATCGCTCATCTCAAGCTGGCTGGGAACATCTGAAAAGGAGAGAAGGGGAGGTAAGTAGTGAGGAGCCTCTGTGCAGAAACTGCATTAAGAGGAAAGCCATCCTGTTGGATTTTGGCCTGTCATGCAAGGGAGTCTCACTGGTGCATCACATTAAACAGAGttagactccagtggcacctttaagaccaacaaaattttcttcaaaggtatgagcttttgtgtgtgtatgcaatccaaacaaatggtgacttgaagaggaggaggaggaggagaaaattggatttataccccacccttcacttggagtcttagagcagcttacaatctccttcccttcctcttgagagaacagctctgtgagaattgtgaatgacccaaggtcacccagcagctgcgtgcagaggagtggggaatcaaacccacttctcccagattagagtctgcactcctaatcacaacaccaaactggctgtcaattTACTTAGCTTGTTACCACTGTTTGGCCTTTGCACATGTTAAAGCATCTTTAttaatttgtatgctaatttgctgtttgcctatgtagaggcatctacCTATATATGAACTCTTAACTTCcacttcaatgtatctgaggaagtgtgcttgcacatgaaagctcacaccttgaataaaacttcgttggtcttaaaggtgctaccgggctcaaactttgttctttaaaGGAGATGGAGTCTCCGGAGCACATGTTTTTCAGTTGCACGTTTTATAATGTGCCACAGTCAGAGATTATTACTCGCTTGTTGGACAAGATCCCTGGCCTCACGAGTAAAGCCAGGCTAGGCTACCTCCTATCTGACATAAACCCTAAAATCACCTATCAAGTTGCCAGATTTTGTGTGTTGATTATGAGGCTGTGGAAGATGCACATTAACCAGGTTTGAATTCTGGACTTGAATAATTGGTATATTTCATACCTCTCCTCTCTGCTTGtatagaagaaggagaaggagaaggagaaggacgacgatgatgacgatattggatttctatcccgccctccactccgaagagtctcagagcggctcacaatctcctttaccttcctcccccacaacagacaccctgtgaggtgggtggggctggagagggctctcacagcagctgccctttcaaggacaacctctgccagggctatggctgacccaaggccattccagcaggtgcaagtggaggagtggggaatcaaacccggttctcccagataagagtacgcacacttaaccactacaccaaactggctctccacatgcatacttttcaacttttaatttttaacttttgttttgtatttttcttcttctgtacaTGGATGGTCTAATGactgtaataaatatgactgactgaaactttgttctgttgcttcagaccaacatcgcTGCCCACCCGCCATAGCACACGTTGTGCATACACGTAAGATCTCCTTTATCTGGCTCTGAAAAGCCACTGCTGTCTTTAGAGAAGGTCCAGAAGCAGACGATTGAAGAGTACAGCTCACCTGTTACTTCCACTCGGACAGTGACATCATAGAACCGGTGGCTGACAGAGTCTGGATTGATCCACACATAGTAGACGTCTGCCTGGCGCACGTCTCTGAGAAGGAGGGAGCAGTTGCCCATCTCGAGGTCCCCCACCACCTCCGTCCGCCCTTGATACTCCGGAAGGACAGTGCGGGGGTTCTTGCTGTTGAAGATTTCAGGGTAACCTCGCGTCCGGTACTGGTACCAAGCCACGCTGAATTTGCCTCCCCAGGAAGCGCGGGGGCCCGGGAAGGTGAAAGAGCACGGAATGACCACGCAGGAGCCTTTCAGAGCTTGGATGGAGTTGGGCAGGGTGGAACTCCAGGCCACAGAGACCGGGCTGTAAAACAAAACTGGAGAAAGGGACTTGTGTTTTAAACGTGAGCTAAATTGCAGGACCTAATTGTAATGGGGACAGgaatcttccccccaccctctaaaaaaaacacttttaaatATACTTCCGTTGATTCTTCTTGTTCTTTTCTTTCCTCATTTAAAAAAAGGATattctcttttttgggggggggtatttttatgtgcatgtgcagagttttttttgtagcaggtactccttttcatattaggccacttcccccctgccccgatgtagccaatcctctaagaacttacaaGGCCCTTagtacagtaagctccaggaggactggctacatcaggggggtgcagcctaatatgcaaaaaagttcctgctattaaaaaagccgtgtgtgtgtgtgagagagagagagagtgtgtgcatGCTTGTATAtgtatctgcacctggaagtcatggcgacctttggtgactga
This region includes:
- the LOC132586385 gene encoding myelin-associated glycoprotein-like; the encoded protein is MQLSRNYIPSGFLLVLFYSPVSVAWSSTLPNSIQALKGSCVVIPCSFTFPGPRASWGGKFSVAWYQYRTRGYPEIFNSKNPRTVLPEYQGRTEVVGDLEMGNCSLLLRDVRQADVYYVWINPDSVSHRFYDVTVRVEVTDVPSQLEMSDPGLLTEGDQTLLTCSALHTCPLNPPNFTWNLMGGKAVTVQERLAGGVWRTESQLSYVPSHKDNGKYLQCTATFPTEQQSRNGITLQVKYSPKDAVISVVGNSTLKEGDSVTLRCSSHSNPPALSYRWFFGPRKAPLRGAGTGQEAKLTDIKRDSGPYYCVAENDVGMGEDSPPAYLNVQYKPVILPEGNCTMSRTGETVTCYCLAEGNPAPGIEWHLPNQTIPEDFNSSELQAASASMGHTIVGVLRGPASSLANVSCLVTNLHGPSRVTLPTYQAGRSTLLFMACGGAAGGLLLCTLLGIVIFKVVKNRKEKGKDQEEEEDEEDPTLYVNDGNEEEKVSLKEEKPSKSEKEEKFNMYSKDKTEGSPAAYNETSTEDYETMESKNEDYENVPSLGPLGNLGDLSNWQPASGTDQIYSNV